Genomic DNA from Pigmentiphaga litoralis:
AGCTGCCCGACGCGGTGCTGAACGACCCCGCCGAGATGGCCAAGGTGGCCGACGCATTTGAAGAGGTGCTGCGCGCCAACCTGCGCGGCACGCTGCGCCAGCGGCGCGAGGTCACCCTCAAGCAATCGGCGGCCGACACCCGCAAGCTGTTCCGCGCGGTCGAAGTGGAAGTGCATGGCGCCGTCGCGAACTCGCCGTCGTGGCTGCTCGGACGCGTCTATGTGCTGGGGAACAGCCTGATCGAGATCGTCGCCCTCGGGCCCGAAGCAGAACTGACGCCGGATGTGGCCAGGCAGTTCGTCGAGTCGGTCAAGGCGGAATGACGTGGGGATGATGCAGGAACACGTCGGGATGACGCACGCGGCAGTGATGCAAGGAGTCGAGGCACAGGGGGCGTTGAGGCAGGAGGCCCTGACGCATGACGCTTTGACGCATGACGCTTTGACGCTTGACGCCCTGACGCTGTCCTGCCGGCCGGGCTGCGGCGCCTGTTGCACCGCGCCGTCGATCTCGAGCGCCATCCCCGGCATGCCCGACGGCAAGCCCGCGGGCGTGCCCTGTATTCAGTTGATGCCGGACCTGCGCTGCGCGATCTTTGGCGATCCGCGCCGCCCGGCGGTGTGCGGCGGGCTGCAGCCGTCGGCAGAAATGTGCGGGCCGGACCGCAGTCACGCGATCCGGTGGTTGACGGAGCTTGAGGCGGCTACGGCACCTGCGACGGCATCGGCTACCGCGCCGGGTTCCGCGCCGGCTACCGCGCTTGCTACCCCGCCGGTTACCGCACGGGCGGCGCTTCCGGCGCGGTAACCGGCAGGTCCCGCTCCAGCCAGGGCTTCATGATCCGGTACAGCGGGCCGACCGACAGCACCATCACCAGCACGCGCGTGACATGGAACACCGTCACGACGGGCACGCCAAAATGCAGCACCTGGGCCGTCAGGCTCATCTCGGCAATGCCGCCCGGCGCGGTGGCCAGCACGGCGGTCGGCGCGGGGATGCCGCTCAGCAGCGACAGCACGTACCCGAACGCGGCCATGACACCCATCAGCAGCAGGACCGACACGGCCACGCCCGCCATGTAGCGCGGCGCGGTGTGGATGAACTTCTTGGTGAAGCGAATCCCCAGCGCGCAACCGATGAAAAGCTGCGCGACGTTGACGATCCAGCGCGGCAGCGTCGTCCAGTCCACGCCCGCAGCGGTCAGCGCAATGGTGAACAGCAGCGGTCCGATCACCCACGCGTTCGGAATCTTGTATCGGTTCAGGAACCAGCCCACCAGCGCGGTCAGGCCGCCCAGCTTGATCAGCCCGAGCAGGTCGAAGTGCCCCAGGCCCGGCGTGTAAGGATCGGTTCCATGCACGTCGCTCAGCCGGAAGATGGTTGGAATGATCAACACAACCATCAGTATGCGGAGCGAATGCGCGGCAGCCACCAGATCGACACGGCCGCCATTGCGTTCGGCCTGCACCGCCATTTCCGACGACCCGCCGATCGCCACCGCAAAGAACGCCGTCTTGGAATCCACGCCCGTCATGCGCTGCAGCAGCCGCCCGCCGCCGATACCGGCGGCCATGGCAAACAGCACACTGACGATCACCCACGGCAGGTAATGCGCCAGCTGCGCATTGATGACCGGGGTGAAGTACAGGCCCAGCGACGTGCCGATGATCCACTGGCCGGCCGCGCGGAACGGGACAGGGAACTGCAGCGGCGTATCCGCCATCTTGAGCGCGGCGACCACCAGCAATGGGCCGATCATCCAGGGAAGGGGGGTCTTGAGCCAGACACAGACTTCGGCGCCGATCAGCCCGGCGACCAGGGTCGCGGCGACGCGCGCCGCGGATTTCAGATGATTCACTACAAGATCTCTAAGTAAAAAAGCGCCGCCGGAAACCCGGCGGCGATGGACTGCGCGGTACTGCGATGGACGCCGCCGTATTGCAGCGTGCTGTCACGACCGCGGCGTGCTGCCGCCCGCGGTCATGCAAGTTCAGCCGTGCTTGCGCGAGACGGCGCGGGCAATGCCCAGCAGCATGCGGTCCGCATACCGGCGCGACACAAATTGCAGGCCAACCGGCATGCCATTCGGCCCACGGTGCAGTGGCAGCGTGACCGCCGGAATATTCAGCGCCGTCCACAACGTCGAGAACGATGCATTGCCGGTGGACGTCAAGCCCACGGGCGCTTCCCCCGCCACGGCGGGCGTCAGCAGGACATCATAGTCCTTGAAGACATCGTCGAGCAGGGCCGCGCACCGGCGCAAGGTCTCGCGCGATTCGCCATACAGCTCGAAGCTGCAGTCCATCCCATCCTGGATGCGGCCGCCGCGCAGCGCGCTGCTGATGCGCTCCCAATGATGGTCGATCTCGAATGTGCGATTGCGCACGAACTCGAAGCTCGACACCCATCGATGGGCTTCCTGCACCTCGTCCAGCGCAACAGGCATGGCCACGTCGCTGACCGCGGCGCCATCGGCGGCCAGTGTCTTCGCGAAGCCTTCCAGGAAAGCCTTGGTGTCCTCGTCGCACTCGTTCCAGAAGCCGGTGCGTGCAAAGCCGATGCGCGCCTCATTGATCGCGACTTCGGGCAGGGCGGCCGGCGGCGTGCCGATCAGCACGTTGCGAAACAAGTTGATATCCTCAACCGATCGGGCAATCAGGCCCACCGTGTCGAACGATGCAGCGGCCTCCATCACCCCAAAGGTGCGGATGTCGCCGCGGCTCGGCACATACCCCACGCAGCCACAGAACGAGGCGGGGCGGATGGTCGACGCGGTGGTCTGTGTGCCGACAGCCAGCGGCACCATCGATGCGCCCACGGCAGCGCCCGACCCGCTGGACGACCCACCGGGAGTCCGCGTGACGTCATGCGGATTGCGCGACTTGCCCGGAAAACGATTGGCAAATTCGGTGGTGACCGTCTTGCCCATGATGATCCCACCCGCGCGGCGCGTCAGGGCGGTACATGCGGCGTCGATGGTCGGCCGCCGGCCCGCATGAATGGGCGTGCCCAGCGCCGTCGGCATGTCGGCCGTATCGATGATGTCTTTCAACCCCACCGGCACGCCCTGCAACGCCCCCTTGCCGCCCGCGCGATCGAGCGCTCGAGCTTGCTCGAGCACCAGGCCGGGATCGAGATACTCCCAGGCCTGCACGTCGGCGTCGCGGGATTCGATGTGCAACAGGCACGCCTCTGCAACGGCGACCGCAGTGGTTCGTCCGCCATGGATGGCCTGGACGATTTCGGTGGCCGTCAGTTCATGTAGATGGGTCATGGATAAGTGGGCTGCGTGATCGGGAGCGGAGGATGCATCGGAAATGCGAAAGCCTCCGCCCG
This window encodes:
- a CDS encoding AbrB family transcriptional regulator → MNHLKSAARVAATLVAGLIGAEVCVWLKTPLPWMIGPLLVVAALKMADTPLQFPVPFRAAGQWIIGTSLGLYFTPVINAQLAHYLPWVIVSVLFAMAAGIGGGRLLQRMTGVDSKTAFFAVAIGGSSEMAVQAERNGGRVDLVAAAHSLRILMVVLIIPTIFRLSDVHGTDPYTPGLGHFDLLGLIKLGGLTALVGWFLNRYKIPNAWVIGPLLFTIALTAAGVDWTTLPRWIVNVAQLFIGCALGIRFTKKFIHTAPRYMAGVAVSVLLLMGVMAAFGYVLSLLSGIPAPTAVLATAPGGIAEMSLTAQVLHFGVPVVTVFHVTRVLVMVLSVGPLYRIMKPWLERDLPVTAPEAPPVR
- a CDS encoding amidase, whose protein sequence is MTHLHELTATEIVQAIHGGRTTAVAVAEACLLHIESRDADVQAWEYLDPGLVLEQARALDRAGGKGALQGVPVGLKDIIDTADMPTALGTPIHAGRRPTIDAACTALTRRAGGIIMGKTVTTEFANRFPGKSRNPHDVTRTPGGSSSGSGAAVGASMVPLAVGTQTTASTIRPASFCGCVGYVPSRGDIRTFGVMEAAASFDTVGLIARSVEDINLFRNVLIGTPPAALPEVAINEARIGFARTGFWNECDEDTKAFLEGFAKTLAADGAAVSDVAMPVALDEVQEAHRWVSSFEFVRNRTFEIDHHWERISSALRGGRIQDGMDCSFELYGESRETLRRCAALLDDVFKDYDVLLTPAVAGEAPVGLTSTGNASFSTLWTALNIPAVTLPLHRGPNGMPVGLQFVSRRYADRMLLGIARAVSRKHG